A single Capricornis sumatraensis isolate serow.1 chromosome 20, serow.2, whole genome shotgun sequence DNA region contains:
- the SLC38A7 gene encoding sodium-coupled neutral amino acid transporter 7, which yields MAQVSINRDLGEWGLSTDSGERARLLQSPSVDIAPKSEGEAPPGGAGGGTTSTLGAIFIVVNACLGAGLLNFPAAFSTAGGVAAGITLQMAMLVFIISGLVILAYCSQASNERTYQEVVWAVCGKLTGVLCEVAIATYTFGTCIAFLIIIGDQQDKIIAVMAEEPEGPGGSPWYTDRKFTISLTAFLFILPLSIPREIGFQKYASFLSVVGTWYVTAIIIIKYIWPDKEMTPADILNRPASWIAVFNAMPTICFGFQCHVSSVPVFNSMRRPEVKTWGGVVTAAMVIALAVYMGTGICGFLTFGAAVDPDVLLSYPSEDVAVAVARAFIILSVLTSYPILHFCGRAVIEGLWLRYQGMPVEEDVGRERRRRVLQTLVWFLLTLLLALFIPDIGKVISVIGGLAACFIFVFPGLCLIQAKLSEMEEVKPASWWAMVSYGVLLVTLGAFIFGQTTANAIFVDLLA from the exons ATGGCCCAGGTCAGCATCAACAGAGACCTTGGCGAATGGGGCTTAAGCACGGACTCTGGGGAGCGTGCCCGTCTGCTGCAGAGTCCCTCTGTGGACATAGCCCCCAAGAGTGAGGGGGAGGCCCCTCCTGGGGGTGCGGGCGGAGGCACCACTTCAACACTTGGAGCCATCTTCATCGTTGTCAATGCCTGCCTGGGCGCGGGGCTACTCAACTTCCCGGCAGCCTTCAGCACTGCCGGGGGCGTGGCAGCCGGCATCACGTTGCAGATG GCCATGCTGGTTTTCATCATCAGTGGCCTCGTCATCCTGGCCTACTGCTCCCAGGCCAGCAATGAGAGGACCTACCAGGAGGTGGTGTGGGCTGTGTGTGGCAAGCTGACAGGCGTACTGTGTGAGGTCGCCATTGCCACCTACACCTTCGGGACCTGCATCGCCTTCCTCATCATCATCGGGGACCAGCAGGACAAAA TTATAGCTGtgatggcagaggagcctgaggggcctGGCGGCAGCCCCTGGTACACAGACCGCAAGTTCACCATCAGCCTCACTGCCTTCCTCTTCATCCTGCCCCTTTCCATCCCCAGGGAGATCGGCTTCCAGAAATATGCCAG CTTCCTGAGCGTCGTGGGCACCTGGTACGTCACTGCCATCATTATCATCAAATACATCTGGCCTGATAAAGAGATGACCCCAGCAGACATCCTGAACAG GCCAGCCTCCTGGATAGCCGTGTTCAATGCCATGCCCACCATCTGCTTCGGATTTCAG TGTCACGTGAGCAGCGTACCCGTCTTCAACAGCATGCGGCGGCCCGAGGTGAAGACCTGGGGCGGCGTGGTGACGGCCGCCATGGTCATCGCCCTCGCTGTCTACATGGGCACGG GTATCTGCGGCTTCCTGACCTTTGGAGCCGCCGTGGACCCTGACGTGCTCCTGTCCTACCCGTCAGAAGACGTGGCTGTGGCTGTGGCCCGTGCCTTCATCATCCTGAGTGTGCTCACCTCCTACCCCATCCTGCACTTCTGCGGACG GGCGGTGATCGAAGGCCTATGGCTGCGCTACCAGGGCATGCCGGTGGAGGAGGACGTGGGCCGGGAGCGGCGGCGGCGAGTGCTGCAGACGCTGGTCTGGTTCCTGCTCACCTTGCTTCTGGCTCTCTTCATCCCTGACATCGGCAAGGTCATCTCAGTCATTGGAGGCCTGGCTGCCTGCTTCATCTTTGTCTTCCCAG GGCTGTGCCTCATTCAGGCCAAACTCTCTGAGATGGAGGAAGTCAAGCCAGCCAG CTGGTGGGCGATGGTCAGTTACGGAGTCCTCTTGGTCACACTGGGAGCCTTCATCTTTGGCCAGACCACAGCCAACGCCATTTTTGTGGATCTTTTGGCATAA